In one window of Mytilus galloprovincialis chromosome 6, xbMytGall1.hap1.1, whole genome shotgun sequence DNA:
- the LOC143078682 gene encoding uncharacterized protein LOC143078682 yields MMTDHSDGQPMYILREGGEEDTSTLESQQGTVNIFTQDGQMVMEITGQGDQSQFADYGIDEVQAGEQMLQIANTFINAQEGEPHLLHIANTFTDQGKNSQDKKTDENYDTHIKGEIIQSENGSEEMHIVYGENEHMYSVQDNSSLSAGEQSVLVQIPEIQNITDQSFMNSGVQTVDDISQEDNQEIIIEGMPIQYQNLQNVRSEVLPDGTVQLYVVDEEAAKEEEDQTTESDEKFIVTEEEQPSVVSVVKETRYRDVATQITCYPKFSRQGLFDVATQVTKRDILGGTVKNRQLPNGTTIIQNNIKTQNQSTVILNAGASSQMVFYKCNICGKLYKNKPNWQNHIKTHATEKVYMCGHCGKIFQKASLASHLRTHSELAQIAVFENLPDNMKRKNHKAIPGLILSSEEASIIELDIIDVPTEADESMLPEPEPEPEPPQADLSEVYTDNDIPAKMHMEVEAETEIQEGTKSKFVYKCNVCGKEYNSKSNCHRHLKSHTNDKEYKCGYCGKGFTHKYEVRMHCRIHTGEKPFKCPICTRGFNESGNLRRHMKIHVKDESPYKCGVCFKGFNNTARLNAHMKVHTGEIVCDTCNRKFNKISDLYRHIRIHTGERPYKCDFCDKTFCQKVNLVTHKRTHTGLKAFRCDLCGLGFSRKTILDTHMQTHDNPAIAKDRGTVERTPVKMEPSEELQIIENEMSRDQSQINRVDTTPREIITTDSGTEMEIEQLAIQQDISLNEEIHVQEETCVTIG; encoded by the coding sequence ATGATGACAGACCACAGTGATGGTCAGCCCATGTACATATTACGGGAAGGTGGGGAGGAGGATACCAGTACATTAGAATCTCAACAGGGAACGGTCAACATCTTTACCCAGGATGGCCAAATGGTGATGGAAATCACAGGACAAGGGGACCAGTCACAGTTTGCTGATTATGGTATAGACGAGGTCCAGGCAGGGGAACAGATGCTGCAGATAGCTAACACCTTCATCAATGCTCAGGAAGGGGAGCCACATTTATTACATATTGCTAATACATTTACTGATCAAGGCAAAAATAGTCAGGATAAAAAGACAGATGAAAATTATGACACTCATATTAAAGGGGAGATCATTCAGTCCGAAAATGGTAGTGAAGAAATGCATATTGTTTATGGTGAAAATGAACATATGTATTCTGTTCAAGATAATTCAAGCTTAAGTGCAGGAGAACAGTCTGTTCTGGTTCAAATTCCTGAAATACAGAATATAACTgatcaaagttttatgaattctGGGGTACAAACTGTTGATGATATTTCACAAGAAGATAACCAAGAGATAATAATAGAAGGTATGCCAATACAGTATCAAAATCTACAGAACGTACGATCCGAGGTTTTACCTGATGGGACAGTCCAATTATACGTGGTTGATGAAGAGGCTGCAAAGGAAGAAGAAGACCAAACCACTGAGAGTGACGAGAAGTTTATTGTTACCGAGGAGGAGCAACCTTCTGTTGTGTCCGTAGTCAAGGAGACCAGGTACCGTGATGTGGCCACTCAAATCACATGTTATCCAAAATTTTCACGCCAGGGTTTATTTGATGTAGCTACTCAGGTTACAAAGAGAGATATTTTAGGTGGAACTGTTAAAAATCGTCAACTTCCAAATGGAACAACCATcattcaaaacaatataaaaacacaaaaccAGAGCACTGTTATACTTAATGCTGGAGCAAGTTCGCAAATGGTCTTCTATAAATGTAATATATGTGGGAAGTTGTACAAAAATAAACCTAACTGGCAAAATCATATCAAAACTCATGCTACTGAAAAGGTTTATATGTGTGGACATTGTGGTAAAATTTTCCAGAAAGCTAGTTTGGCATCCCATTTAAGGACTCATTCAGAATTAGCTCAAATTGCTGTCTTTGAAAATCTGCCTGACAATATGAAGCGTAAAAATCATAAAGCCATACCTGGACTAATACTGTCAAGTGAGGAAGCTTCTATTATAGAACTAGATATTATTGATGTACCAACGGAGGCTGATGAATCTATGTTACCGGAGCCAGAACCGGAACCTGAACCTCCACAAGCCGATCTGTCCGAGGTCTACACCGATAATGACATTCCAGCCAAAATGCATATGGAAGTTGAAGCTGAGACAGAAATACAGGAAGGAACAAAGTCAAAGTTTGTTTACAAGTGCAATGTGTGTGGTAAAGAATATAACAGTAAAAGTAACTGTCATCGTCATTTAAAATCTCATACAAATGACAAAGAATATAAGTGTGGATATTGTGGTAAAGGTTTTACACATAAATATGAAGTCAGGATGCATTGTAGAATACATACTGGGGAAAAACCTTTCAAATGTCCAATCTGTACTAGGGGCTTTAATGAGAGCGGTAATCTACGTCGACACATGAAAATCCACGTCAAGGACGAATCTCCATACAAATGTGGAGTTTGCTTTAAAGGATTCAACAATACTGCTAGGTTAAATGCTCATATGAAAGTACATACTGGAGAAATTGTATGTGATACATGTAACAGGAAGTTCAATAAAATCTCTGATTTGTACCGACACATTAGAATACACACTGGTGAACGTCCGTATAAATGTGATTTCTGTGATAAAACTTTCTGCCAAAAAGTCAACCTAGTCACACACAAGCGGACACATACAGGACTAAAAGCATTTAGATGTGACCTCTGTGGACTAGGATTCAGTCGCAAGACAATACTTGATACACACATGCAAACTCATGACAATCCTGCTATTGCTAAGGATCGGGGAACTGTTGAACGTACACCTGTAAAGATGGAACCATCAGAGGAATTACAGATTATAGAGAACGAAATGTCACGAGATCAGTCGCAGATAAATAGAGTGGATACGACGCCACGGGAAATCATTACAACAGACAGCGGTACAGAAATGGAAATAGAACAATTAGCTATTCAGCAAGATATATCACTAAATGAGGAAATTCATGTTCAGGAAGAGACATGTGTAACGATAGGCTGA